The DNA region GAAACCGAAGTGCTGGGCGCGACGATTCGCGAAATTACCGCAGCGAAAGGCCACGTCACCAACAAAGCGATTATTTTGCATCTGTTGGCAGCGCTGGAAAGCTCCGAGGATGTGTTGCAACAGGATATTCTGCGCAGCACGCTGGAGCTGGTGGTTGGTCGAACGCCGGATGACAGCGATATCTGATGGTTGTGTTTGTGCTACACAGCTGAAGCCGCCTGCGGGCGGCTTTTTCATGTCCTGAGCTTTTGCCTCGTCACGGGATTATTCAGCCAGTCGCGCCTGATTGCTTTTGCGCATCGGCCACCAGCGCCGCTTTTACCTCGTCCAGCAGCAGTTTCAAGGCAGCAGGCGTATGTTCGCGCGACATGTACAGGCCATAGATACCCAGCCGTCGCGGCGCATAGCGCGGCAGAATCTGTACCAGCCGACCGCTCTGCAACCCGGCACGCGCCTCAATTTCCGGCACCATGGCGATACCCGCATCGGCCATCGCCGCCTCGCACAGCAGCGAAGAGATGCCCGCGCTGTAGTTACCGCTCACCGCCACCGACAGCTTCTCGCTCTGCTCATCCTCGAAATGCCACAGCTGGCCGGCAAAACGGCTGTAACAGAGACAGTTGTGCTGCGCTAATTCTGCCACCGTGCGCGGCTCACCGTGCCGCTGCAGCCAGCCTGGCGATGCGCACACCACCGATACACAGTCGCCGAGATGGCGGGCAATAGCCGCAGGTTCCGGCGCGTCAGTGATCCGAATCGCCACGTCAATTCGCTCGCTAATCAGGCTGACCGGCTGATTATTGATCTCCATTTCGATGCGCAGATCGGGATAACGCGCCAGAAAACCCGGGATCACCGGCCCGACGATCTGTGTTGCGGTGAAATGCGCACAGGCGATGCGCAAGGTTCCGGCGATCGCCTTATGCGAAGCGTGATCGTTAATCTCTTCGGAGAGGCGCGCCAGCTGCGCGGTTTTCTGCAGGATTTTCTCACCGGCGGGCGTGATGGTTAGCCGCCGCGACGAACGATGTATCAGGCGCGCGCCGGCCCAGTTCTCCATCTCCTCCAGATAGCGGCTGACCATCGGACGCGACATGCCCAGCGC from Duffyella gerundensis includes:
- a CDS encoding LysR family transcriptional regulator; translated protein: MDRVTAAAVFNRICELGSLSAAARALGMSRPMVSRYLEEMENWAGARLIHRSSRRLTITPAGEKILQKTAQLARLSEEINDHASHKAIAGTLRIACAHFTATQIVGPVIPGFLARYPDLRIEMEINNQPVSLISERIDVAIRITDAPEPAAIARHLGDCVSVVCASPGWLQRHGEPRTVAELAQHNCLCYSRFAGQLWHFEDEQSEKLSVAVSGNYSAGISSLLCEAAMADAGIAMVPEIEARAGLQSGRLVQILPRYAPRRLGIYGLYMSREHTPAALKLLLDEVKAALVADAQKQSGATG
- a CDS encoding biofilm/acid-resistance regulator YmgB/AriR, yielding MQQQSSEADILEYFKSSGDLYTTETEVLGATIREITAAKGHVTNKAIILHLLAALESSEDVLQQDILRSTLELVVGRTPDDSDI